A genomic region of Ochotona princeps isolate mOchPri1 chromosome 17, mOchPri1.hap1, whole genome shotgun sequence contains the following coding sequences:
- the ICAM2 gene encoding intercellular adhesion molecule 2, whose translation MPEEFPTCTSHCSSQLFPVSPQTPSEMTSFGCWGLPAALLALICCSGSGEKTFEVHMWPEKLVVKPRESWEVNCSTSCTQPEKGGLETTLKKTLLEAERQWQRYLISNISEDTVLYCHYTCAGKQLSSKLSVVVYQPPEQVVLKLQPTWVALGSSFTIECRVPTVEPLESLTLTLLRGNKTLHNKTFEGTAAVPQEATATFNSTAHQEDGQHNFSCLAKLDLRSRGGGIFHWVSEPQGLKIYEPPQGKEMVIIITVVSVLLFLFVTSVLLCFAFGQHWRQKRTGTYGVRAAWRRLPRAFRAQSA comes from the exons GCAGCTCTCAGCTGTTCCCTGTGAGCCCACAGACACCATCCGAGATGACTTCTTTTGGTTGCTGGGGCCTGCCTGCAGCCCTCCTCGCCCTGATCTGCTGCTCAG GGTCTGGTGAGAAGACATTCGAAGTGCACATGTGGCCAGAGAAGCTGGTGGTCAAACCCAGAGAGTCGTGGGAAGTcaactgcagcaccagctgtaCGCAACCAGAGAAAGGGGGACTGGAGACCACCCTGAAAAAGACCCTGCTGGAAGCAGAGCGTCAGTGGCAGCGGTACTTGATCTCCAACATCTCCGAGGACACGGTCCTCTACTGCCACTACACTTGTGCTGGGAAGCAGTTGTCAAGCAAGCTCAGTGTCGTTGTATATC AGCCTCCAGAACAGGTTGTGCTGAAGCTACAGCCCACATGGGTAGCCCTGGGCAGTTCCTTCACTATTGAGTGCAGGGTGCCTACTGTAGAGCCATTGGAAAGCCTCACCCTCACCCTGCTCCGAGGCAACAAGACACTGCACAACAAGACCTTTGAAGGGACAGCAGCTGTCCCCCAGGAGGCCACAGCCACATTCAACAGCACGGCTCACCAAGAGGATGGCCAGCACAACTTCTCCTGCCTGGCCAAGCTGGACCTGCGCTCTCGCGGTGGGGGCATTTTTCACTGGGTCTCGGAGCCCCAGGGACTGAAGATCTATG AGCCCCCGCAAGGCAAGGAGATGGTCATCATCATCACGGTTGTGTCAGTGCTTCTGTTTTTGTTCGTGACGTCTGTCCTGCTCTGCTTTGCCTTTGGCCAGCACTGGCGTCAGAAGCGCACAGGCACCTATGGGGTGCGAGCTGCTTGGAGGAGGCTGCCCCGGGCCTTTCGGGCACAGTCTGCGTGA